One Nicotiana sylvestris chromosome 12, ASM39365v2, whole genome shotgun sequence genomic window carries:
- the LOC104235733 gene encoding heme-binding-like protein At3g10130, chloroplastic isoform X4: MLLCSPSSISAHNLSRNRTRPSPINSMAVDRSSSRVATTAPQRRNGTSALEARISLVIALASQTSSLSQKPVLTELAGETAKYVFSKRIFENRTLEEALMSVPDLETVKFNVLKRSDLYEIRQVELRDCPLCLSKVSVNGWRPYFPIQWGFAHDRPFMRGSDAGPLQGGCGEQGLLR, translated from the exons ATGCTTCTGTGCTCACCTTCTTCCATCTCTGCTCACAATCTTAGCAGAAACAGAACCAGACCTTCGCCTATCAATTCTATGGCAGTTGACAGAAGCAGCTCCCGCGTTGCCACAACTGCTCCGCAGCGCAGGAACGGCACGTCAGCTCTCGAAGCTCGCATCTCCCTCGTCATCGCTCTCGCCTCCCAAACCTCTTCTCTCTCTCAGAAAC cAGTTCTGACGGAATTGGCGGGTGAAACCGCGAAATACGTGTTTTCGAAGAGGATATTCGAAAATCGGACTTTAGAGGAAGCTTTGATGTCTG TGCCGGATCTGGAGACAGTGAAATTCAATGTTCTGAAACGCAGTGATCTGTATGAGATAAGACAAGTTGAG CTGAGAGATTGCCCCCTTTGCCTGTCGAAGGTATCCGTGAATGGGTGGAGGCCATACTTCCCCATACAGTGGGGATTCGCACATGATCGACCTTTCATGAGAGGTTCGGACGCAGGCCCCTTACAG GGAGGGTGCGGAGAGCAAGGGCTCCTTCGTTAG
- the LOC104235733 gene encoding uncharacterized protein isoform X1, producing the protein MAGDSSRDNLPAANPTPENVSQITGGADVVEDEEVPSVIEILARLVREPTDFNTPAGVEPEPVHSVMRERDIVELKERWGIPGYVDMRPAVGKDIVHFDCPGYCVFYAYPFIVGYTLPLPLLVVDFCRFYEVCPAQLSPYLYKIFLMLLKYAELASREVTLDHMLSIFAPQLIRGSMIHMCPRGSRGLVVKMDDRTNRRFYENYFYVRTEHIVADPTGFPERWNSSPERLPPLPVEGIREWVEAILPHTVGIRT; encoded by the exons atggctgGTGATTCTTCTCGTGACAATCTCCCCGCTGCTAATCCGACACCGGAAAATGTTTCCCAGATCACCGGAGGGGCAGACGTGGTGGAGGATGAGGAGGTCCCCTCAGTGATTGAGATCTTGGCCCGCCTTGTGAGAGAGCCGACTGACTTCAATACTCCTGCCGGGGTTGAACCAGAACCTGTTCACTCTGTCATGAGGGAGAGGGACATTGTAGAGTTGAAGGAAAGGTGGGGGATTCCCGGTTACGTGGATATGCGGCCGGCAGTGGGAAAAGACATAGTTCATTTCGACTGCCCCGGGTACTGTGTGTTCTACGCCTACCCCTTCATCGTAGGGTACACACTTCCTCTTCCCCTATTGGTAGTGGATTTTTGCCGCTTCTACGAAGTGTGTCCCGCCCAACTGTCGCCATATTTGTACAAGATATTTCTTATGCTGCTCAAGTATGCGGAACTCGCCAGTCGTGAGGTTACTTTGGACCATATGCTCAGCATCTTTGCTCCTCAACTTATTCGTGGTTCAATGATTCACATGTGCCCTCGGGGGTCGAGGggtctggtggtgaagatggacgacaggACCAACCGTCGTTTCTATGAGAATTACTTTTATGTGCGGACTGAACATATTGTGGCGGACCCAACGGGATTCCCTGAGAGATGGAACTCCTCAC CTGAGAGATTGCCCCCTTTGCCTGTCGAAGGTATCCGTGAATGGGTGGAGGCCATACTTCCCCATACAGTGGGGATTCGCACATGA
- the LOC138883644 gene encoding uncharacterized protein, which yields MLDFIQEKLGEWFYERRKKANETFHRVSIWAEEEMTRKMDLTCKMFVFNLDSIFFRINSEGIEFIVDLKKRTCDCLEFQLDELPCPHAIAAINKRYLHKSDYCSNWYSRETWLKTYEGHVNTVGDQKSWDIPQNVQSEITKPPDVEILQGRRQKKRHILATESVPFKSTKCSRCKQAGHNRTTCLSSQAPHPYSKKHTEKYSNLQ from the exons ATGTTAGATTTCATCCAAGAAAAGTTGGGAGAGTGGTTTTACGAACGAAGAAAAAAGGCAAATGAAACTTTTCACAGAGTATCAATATGGGCAGAAGAAGAGATGACTAGGAAGATGGACTTGACTTGCAAAATGTTT gtGTTCAACCTTGACTCAATATTTTTTAGAATAAATAGTGAAGGAATCGAATTCATTGTGGACTTAAAGAAGAGAACTTGTGACTGCCTGGAATTCCAGCTTGATGAATTGCCCTGTCCACATGCAATTGCTGCTATAAATAAGAGATATTTGCATAAATCTGATTACTGCTCAAATTGGTATTCAAGGGAAACATGGTTGAAAACATATGAAGGACATGTGAATACCGTGGGAGATCAAAAATCATGGGATATACCACAAAATGTACAATCTGAGATCACAAAACCTCCCGATGTAGAGATTTTACAAGGAAGGAGACAAAAGAAGAGGCATATACTTGCGACTGAATCAGTACCATTCAAGTCTACCAAATGCAGTCGATGTAAACAAGCCGGGCATAACAGAACAACTTGCTTGTCTTCTCAAGCACCTCATCCATATTCCAAGAAACACACTGAAAAATACTCCAACCTTCAATAA
- the LOC138883645 gene encoding protein FAR1-RELATED SEQUENCE 5-like: protein MNIDARKSDQKHTTSNFISEQVIEHVRDKKIEVTPAFVENEMKKKFGIDISYHKAWRAIQKVVACIRGTPEENYQILPSYLHIMVRKPRTYTSIKRDAQNRFAYMFFAPVASIAGWSYCRPVIAVDATFLKSKYRGVLFVAVSKDANNQIFPLCFGVADLENNEAYIWFFGEMRKAIQVRRELVFLSDRDQSIANGIRKVFPEAHHGICLYHFEKNLKQKYAKATVINLFQSAARSYKREDFNQLMSQLKSIDKKTYNYIIEEPPERWARSWFPRRRYDMLTTNMVESMNSVLLKG from the exons ATGAATATTGATGCAAGAAAATCAGATCAGAAGCATACTACATCAAATTTTATAAGCGAACAAGTTATAGAACATGTTCGAGACAAAAAGATAGAGGTTACACCagcctttgtagaaaatgaaatgaaaaagaaatttggaattgACATTAGTTATCACAAGGCATGGCGTGCTATTCAAAAAGTTGTTGCTTGCATAAGGGGAACACCTGAAGAGAACTACCAGATTCTTCCTTCATACCTACATATAATGGTGCGCAAACCTAGAACGTACACAAGCATAAAAAGAGATGCGCAGAATAG ATTTGCTTACATGTTCTTTGCTCCTGTGGCATCAATAGCTGGTTGGTCTTACTGTAGACCCGTTATTGCAGTAGATGCAACGTTTTTGAAGTCAAAATATCGTGGTGTTCTATTTGTTGCTGTATCAAAAGATGCAAACAATCAAATCTTTCCTCTATGTTTTGGTGTAGCAGATTTAGAAAACAATGAGGCATACATTTGGTTCTTCGGGGAAatgagaaaagcaattcaagtccgCCGTGAACTGGTTTTCTTGTCAGATAGAGACCAATCGATCGCAAATGGGATTAGAAAAGTTTTTCCTGAAGCTCACCATGGTATCTGCCTCTATCActttgagaaaaatttaaagcaaaaatatgcaaaagccacggtaataaatctttttcaaagtgcTGCAAGGTCATACAAACGTGAAGATTTTAATCAGTTAATGTCCCAACTCAAAAGTATTGACAAGAAAACATACAATTACATAATAGAAGAGCCTCCCGAGAGATGGGCTCGATCGTGGTTCCCACGACGACGTTATGATATGCTAACAACAAACATGGTAGAATCAATGAATTCTGTTTTACTAAAAGGGTGA